A genomic segment from Neobacillus sp. YX16 encodes:
- a CDS encoding zinc-binding dehydrogenase, with translation MNKVKAAVLTEKETIEIKEFPIPETGENDALLHVEACGVCGFDSEAYLNGGNGVFQLPCVIGHEIVGRVTNLGQKAAERWGLQEGDRVVVEEYIPCGACNNCLTGNYQQCFDLRYGAMRIDHEKTALWGGFAEYMYLHPNSIIHKASADVSPELLQLYIPISNGIHWVQEVGNTKVGDTVLIQGPGPMGLGAVIGAKEAGAGKIIVTGMSKDEHRLKLAKEYGATHTFFADTQDLVKEVHAVTDGKMADTIINAATAPQQLVTALDLAGLRATIVHSGTDEKLSQNLMSSKITWKLLTVKGVLGRPKKAVGVALRVIESRKYPLEKMVTHSFSIEEAAKAVRMHAYGEDGCIHVAVVNESLKEDR, from the coding sequence TTGAATAAAGTAAAAGCAGCTGTACTGACAGAAAAAGAAACGATAGAAATAAAGGAATTTCCAATCCCTGAAACCGGTGAAAATGACGCCCTTCTACATGTGGAAGCGTGCGGGGTATGTGGATTTGACAGTGAAGCATATTTAAATGGCGGAAATGGGGTATTTCAACTCCCTTGTGTGATTGGCCATGAAATAGTTGGCAGGGTAACAAATTTAGGTCAAAAGGCTGCAGAACGCTGGGGGTTACAAGAAGGTGACCGAGTGGTGGTGGAAGAGTATATCCCCTGTGGTGCCTGTAATAATTGCCTAACCGGAAACTATCAACAATGTTTTGATTTACGGTATGGAGCAATGAGGATAGACCATGAAAAAACCGCTTTATGGGGAGGATTTGCAGAATATATGTATCTGCACCCTAATTCTATTATTCATAAAGCAAGCGCTGATGTTTCACCGGAGCTTTTGCAACTATATATTCCGATATCTAATGGTATTCACTGGGTTCAAGAAGTTGGTAATACGAAAGTCGGTGATACCGTCCTGATTCAAGGACCTGGACCAATGGGCTTAGGTGCAGTAATCGGGGCTAAAGAAGCAGGAGCGGGTAAAATCATTGTTACGGGTATGTCTAAAGACGAACATCGTCTAAAATTAGCAAAGGAATATGGTGCGACACACACGTTTTTTGCAGATACTCAAGATCTTGTTAAAGAAGTTCATGCAGTAACTGATGGTAAAATGGCAGATACCATTATTAACGCAGCAACTGCCCCTCAACAGCTGGTAACTGCATTAGACCTTGCAGGACTCAGAGCAACAATCGTTCACTCAGGTACGGATGAAAAATTATCTCAAAATCTTATGTCAAGCAAAATCACTTGGAAGCTTCTGACCGTAAAAGGAGTACTTGGCAGGCCAAAGAAAGCTGTCGGAGTTGCATTACGGGTAATCGAATCAAGAAAATACCCTCTTGAAAAGATGGTTACGCACAGTTTTTCTATCGAGGAAGCCGCCAAAGCAGTAAGGATGCATGCATACGGTGAGGATGGATGCATACATGTTGCAGTTGTCAACGAATCTCTAAAGGAAGATAGGTGA
- a CDS encoding DUF3891 family protein, producing MIISKQDGKLVLVRQDEHAIQMGTVSRLWGNEQFQKLVNHESVSLGIEKHDAGWKQPDDEVLFNESTKRPTNFLEVNLPEHVRFYEIGYRKTLKQDPYAGMMLGMHWIGLYTSRFGYDPTFTYKVSDDLRGFMNETINSIQKEWVDIKQQYWAAQHKRSEFEDNIWMQYEYFQVMDRLGLFMGLNNPKEKNEVTLGPVRMTRESEPVHLTVKSKGNGEILIHPFPFADEFDTSVPGRRIEDRDYESRQDVKEFIEGTEKEDIQWRIVAS from the coding sequence ATGATAATCTCAAAGCAGGACGGAAAATTAGTGTTGGTTAGGCAGGACGAACATGCCATCCAAATGGGAACTGTATCTAGGTTATGGGGAAACGAACAGTTTCAAAAGTTAGTAAACCATGAATCGGTGAGTCTTGGAATTGAAAAACATGATGCTGGATGGAAGCAGCCTGATGATGAAGTATTATTTAACGAATCTACAAAACGCCCAACAAACTTCTTAGAGGTTAATTTACCAGAACATGTTCGATTCTACGAAATCGGCTATCGTAAAACTTTAAAGCAGGATCCCTATGCAGGGATGATGCTAGGAATGCACTGGATCGGTCTTTATACAAGTAGATTTGGATATGATCCAACCTTTACTTATAAGGTTTCAGATGATTTGAGAGGCTTTATGAATGAAACTATTAACAGTATCCAAAAGGAATGGGTTGATATTAAGCAGCAGTATTGGGCAGCACAACATAAACGCAGTGAATTTGAAGATAACATTTGGATGCAATATGAGTATTTTCAAGTTATGGATCGCTTAGGGTTATTCATGGGGTTAAATAATCCTAAAGAAAAGAATGAAGTTACATTAGGTCCAGTGAGAATGACAAGAGAAAGCGAACCGGTTCACTTAACAGTAAAATCCAAAGGAAATGGCGAAATCTTGATTCATCCATTCCCATTTGCTGATGAATTTGATACTTCCGTACCTGGAAGAAGAATAGAAGACCGTGACTATGAAAGTCGTCAAGACGTAAAGGAATTCATAGAAGGTACTGAAAAAGAAGATATCCAATGGAGAATTGTTGCTAGCTAA
- a CDS encoding isochorismatase family protein, with the protein MARVWEKYLDERDLKIYSGAGLGTMYGLGKKPALLIIDVQYGFTGDGPEDIEEAIKTYPTSCGIASWEAIPHIRRVLETFREKGLPVIYTIIEGSKCSDNDRVAIKGQIFDHPLLLEGEKGTKVVEELAPVNGEVILSKKKPSAFFGTPLVSLLTAKGVDSVIVTGCTTSGCIRATVVDAFSNNYKVVVPEECVFDRGVTTHAINLFDIQQKYGDVIPVQQVISLLETLKLEGEGK; encoded by the coding sequence ATGGCTAGAGTCTGGGAAAAATACTTAGATGAACGTGATTTAAAAATTTACTCTGGCGCTGGTTTAGGAACGATGTATGGCTTGGGGAAAAAACCAGCACTCTTGATTATTGATGTACAATATGGATTTACTGGGGATGGCCCAGAGGATATTGAAGAGGCAATTAAAACATATCCAACGAGTTGTGGAATAGCGAGTTGGGAAGCTATTCCACATATTAGAAGAGTACTAGAAACATTCCGTGAAAAAGGACTTCCCGTGATCTATACCATTATCGAAGGTTCCAAGTGCAGTGATAATGACCGTGTAGCCATTAAGGGTCAGATCTTTGATCACCCGCTGCTCCTAGAAGGAGAAAAGGGTACTAAAGTAGTTGAAGAATTAGCACCGGTTAATGGTGAAGTTATCCTCTCCAAGAAAAAGCCTAGTGCGTTTTTTGGTACTCCATTAGTTTCTCTTTTAACAGCAAAGGGAGTAGATAGTGTAATCGTGACAGGATGCACAACAAGCGGCTGTATTAGAGCAACTGTAGTTGACGCTTTTTCAAATAATTATAAAGTTGTGGTTCCAGAAGAATGCGTATTTGATCGTGGCGTTACGACACATGCGATTAACTTGTTTGATATACAACAAAAGTACGGTGATGTCATACCTGTTCAACAGGTTATATCCCTTTTGGAAACGCTTAAACTGGAGGGGGAAGGTAAATGA
- a CDS encoding DsrE family protein translates to MHLLVHLTHGPEAPTQADRAFLIAKTALRDGHQASMFLAGSAVLLLKEENLDTVFGVGVTATELRNSVNEILERGGRIVLSQVSCGARGITEEELQGRKVELGSPSVLVEMTAACDKVITYG, encoded by the coding sequence ATGCATTTATTAGTTCATTTAACACACGGTCCAGAGGCACCAACCCAAGCAGACAGGGCTTTTCTAATTGCTAAAACAGCTCTTCGGGATGGTCATCAGGCCTCTATGTTTCTTGCAGGAAGTGCAGTCCTATTACTAAAGGAAGAAAATCTTGACACTGTATTTGGTGTAGGAGTAACGGCAACAGAGTTACGAAACTCTGTTAATGAAATTCTTGAACGAGGGGGACGAATTGTTTTATCACAAGTTTCCTGCGGGGCAAGAGGTATTACGGAAGAGGAGCTACAAGGAAGAAAAGTAGAATTAGGGTCTCCTAGTGTTTTAGTCGAAATGACCGCTGCTTGTGATAAGGTGATAACTTACGGGTAA
- a CDS encoding TetR/AcrR family transcriptional regulator yields the protein MTTDEKILKVAIDMIASKGFKGATTKQIAEKAAVSEMTLFRHFPNKKKILEAAIDRYYYSFQMKELFEHKLIWNLEKDLLMIAETYHTIMKKNKNVIKIAIQEGHNVPGLLEQVNKHPRQLKELIGKYLEEMNNRGLIIACDYELTAMNFLYMSYGLFISRSFVSGETITSLSEETVIKGSVQVFIDHLTPSEVNERTR from the coding sequence ATGACGACGGATGAAAAAATCTTGAAAGTCGCGATCGATATGATTGCGAGTAAAGGATTTAAGGGAGCAACCACAAAACAAATAGCTGAAAAAGCTGCTGTGAGTGAAATGACTCTTTTCAGACATTTTCCGAACAAAAAGAAAATATTAGAAGCAGCTATTGACCGTTACTATTATAGTTTTCAGATGAAGGAGCTTTTTGAACATAAGTTGATTTGGAATCTAGAAAAAGATTTATTGATGATTGCCGAGACTTATCACACCATCATGAAAAAGAATAAAAATGTCATAAAGATTGCCATCCAAGAAGGCCATAATGTGCCCGGTCTGCTTGAACAGGTAAATAAGCATCCAAGACAATTAAAGGAATTGATTGGCAAATATTTAGAAGAGATGAATAATAGAGGACTTATTATCGCCTGTGATTATGAACTGACAGCTATGAATTTTCTATATATGAGTTATGGTCTTTTTATATCCCGATCTTTCGTTTCAGGAGAGACCATTACATCCCTTTCAGAAGAGACAGTAATAAAAGGAAGTGTCCAGGTATTTATCGACCACTTAACTCCTAGTGAAGTAAATGAAAGAACACGTTAA